In a single window of the Micrococcaceae bacterium Sec5.7 genome:
- a CDS encoding glycosyltransferase, translating into MKTASARNLRKCLWHLRKGGIRQVRTWLAREALEAGHRKLETVRGAEGAWVGRGKTRRLRFRASAVPSHRKTGDAAPRVGVILDDFSALAFGLEWECILLSPHTWQHQLVENRVDFVFVESAWSGNKKLWAGKIARQDHAGSALAELTGWCRQNGIPSVFWNKEDPPHYGDFLNAAKLFDHVFTSDGNRLEAYAQDLGHDRVDVLPFAAQPRLHNPVRPKFGWHDRDIAFGGMYFVEKYPERREQLNMLLGAAVSASEAMDVGLEIFSRQMAGDPKYQFPEPFADRVVGRLDYPEMVTAYKAYKTFLNVNSVVDSPTMCSRRVFEIIASGSNLVTTPSAAIHTHFAGDEVFTVASQPEAEQVLRALHRNPELGDRQLHRGQRRIWRDHTYRIRSNQVMAAVAPHLVSNVGRPTVSALVSTIRPWQLDHIFQTIGSQVDVDVQLILLCHGFELERDSLRLLQERHGAANVTLLHADKAVSLGECLNACVAAASGSVLTKMDDDDYYAPNYLSDQLYALEYSSADVVGKQAHYMYLAEKNATILRFAEWEHRYTRTVMGPTIMASAETFRSHPFAPIMSGEDTRFLRDVAAEGGIVYSSDRFNYCQQRFSTDHTWKVDDVELLASGTLKFFGSYRDEVSV; encoded by the coding sequence ATGAAAACTGCAAGCGCAAGAAATCTGAGAAAATGCCTCTGGCACCTCAGAAAGGGCGGCATCAGGCAGGTTCGTACGTGGTTGGCTCGCGAAGCTTTGGAGGCCGGCCATAGAAAGCTCGAGACGGTAAGGGGCGCGGAAGGAGCATGGGTCGGCCGAGGGAAAACCCGCCGATTGCGTTTCCGTGCCTCTGCAGTGCCGTCTCACCGCAAGACAGGAGATGCTGCACCGCGCGTAGGCGTGATACTTGATGACTTTTCTGCGTTGGCCTTCGGGCTGGAATGGGAGTGCATACTCCTCTCGCCCCACACCTGGCAGCATCAGCTGGTCGAAAACCGGGTGGATTTCGTCTTCGTCGAATCGGCGTGGAGCGGCAACAAGAAACTGTGGGCCGGCAAAATCGCCCGACAGGACCATGCCGGCTCAGCGTTGGCAGAACTGACTGGCTGGTGCAGACAGAACGGCATACCCTCTGTTTTTTGGAACAAGGAAGATCCTCCTCACTACGGGGATTTCCTCAATGCCGCAAAACTTTTTGACCACGTCTTTACGAGCGATGGCAACCGACTTGAAGCCTACGCACAGGATCTGGGCCACGACCGAGTGGACGTATTGCCGTTCGCAGCCCAACCTAGGCTGCATAATCCAGTGCGTCCCAAGTTTGGCTGGCATGATCGTGACATCGCCTTTGGCGGAATGTATTTCGTGGAGAAGTATCCGGAGCGCCGCGAGCAACTGAACATGCTGCTGGGCGCTGCTGTGTCGGCGTCGGAAGCAATGGACGTTGGCCTCGAGATATTTTCGAGACAAATGGCTGGGGATCCGAAGTATCAGTTCCCGGAGCCCTTCGCCGACAGAGTGGTCGGGAGGCTCGATTACCCCGAGATGGTTACGGCATACAAGGCATACAAGACCTTTTTGAACGTTAACTCGGTAGTCGATTCGCCCACCATGTGTTCCCGACGTGTTTTTGAGATCATCGCGTCTGGCTCCAATCTGGTGACCACGCCCAGCGCCGCCATTCATACGCACTTCGCTGGTGACGAAGTCTTCACCGTAGCGAGCCAGCCGGAGGCGGAGCAGGTCCTGCGTGCCTTGCACCGGAACCCCGAGCTTGGTGACCGTCAGCTCCACCGTGGCCAGCGTCGGATCTGGCGTGATCACACGTACAGAATCCGAAGCAATCAGGTCATGGCCGCGGTTGCTCCGCACCTGGTGAGCAATGTAGGCCGACCCACTGTCTCGGCATTGGTGTCGACCATCCGACCCTGGCAGCTGGACCACATATTTCAAACGATCGGTAGTCAAGTCGATGTGGATGTACAGCTCATCCTTTTGTGCCACGGATTTGAGCTGGAGCGGGATTCTCTGAGACTATTGCAGGAGCGACACGGAGCGGCGAACGTGACTTTGCTTCATGCCGACAAGGCAGTTTCTCTTGGGGAGTGTCTTAACGCGTGCGTTGCTGCAGCCTCTGGGAGCGTGCTGACAAAGATGGATGACGACGATTATTATGCTCCAAATTACCTGAGCGATCAGCTGTATGCACTCGAGTACTCGAGTGCCGATGTCGTCGGAAAACAGGCGCACTACATGTACCTCGCTGAGAAGAACGCCACCATTCTTCGCTTCGCTGAGTGGGAGCATCGCTATACGCGGACGGTCATGGGACCAACGATCATGGCTTCGGCGGAAACTTTCCGCAGCCACCCATTCGCTCCGATTATGAGCGGAGAAGATACCCGCTTTCTCCGCGACGTAGCGGCAGAAGGCGGAATCGTTTATTCCTCTGACAGATTTAATTATTGCCAACAGCGATTCTCGACGGATCACACGTGGAAGGTTGACGACGTCGAGCTTCTGGCAAGCGGGACACTGAAGTTTTTTGGAAGCTACAGAGATGAAGTCTCTGTCTAA
- a CDS encoding ATP-binding cassette domain-containing protein, producing MAESSDLNFIQGTPSVVIDKVSMTYQTTSRTREVASEPGSGWTGLRKAVSRTKAVKVNALKELSMVVEHGESVGIIGRNGSGKSTLLKLVGGQIPPTSGAVYATSTPVMLGVNAALLPGLSGDQNIVLGCLAMGLTHKQIDSKYDAIVELSGLEDAIHMPMKSYSAGMSSRLRFAIAASIDPEILIIDEALNTGDAQFKDRSRKRMIELLDEAGTVFLVSHSMATITDLCNRAVWIDQGELISDGDPADVVKSYRLFAQRLASGDRVGALKLRRRMIHDLEVADVDDRNSRRRSKG from the coding sequence ATGGCCGAGAGCTCTGATCTGAACTTCATCCAGGGAACGCCTTCCGTTGTCATCGATAAGGTGAGCATGACCTACCAGACCACGTCACGCACACGGGAAGTGGCGTCGGAGCCGGGCTCAGGCTGGACAGGACTTAGAAAGGCCGTCAGTCGAACAAAGGCCGTAAAGGTCAACGCTCTCAAAGAGTTGTCTATGGTTGTCGAGCACGGCGAGTCTGTCGGCATCATCGGCCGCAACGGATCAGGCAAAAGCACTCTTCTGAAACTGGTCGGCGGACAAATCCCTCCGACTTCGGGCGCAGTCTATGCAACCTCCACTCCTGTCATGCTGGGAGTCAATGCCGCCTTGCTACCGGGCTTGTCTGGTGATCAGAATATAGTGCTTGGCTGTCTTGCAATGGGATTGACACATAAACAGATCGATTCCAAGTACGATGCAATCGTGGAATTGTCTGGGCTGGAAGACGCCATTCACATGCCGATGAAGTCCTACTCTGCGGGCATGAGCTCGAGGCTGAGGTTCGCCATCGCAGCGAGCATCGACCCCGAAATTCTCATCATTGATGAGGCACTAAACACAGGGGACGCACAATTCAAGGACAGAAGCCGCAAACGCATGATCGAGTTATTGGACGAGGCGGGCACTGTTTTCCTTGTTAGCCACAGCATGGCGACGATTACTGATTTGTGCAACAGGGCAGTTTGGATTGATCAAGGCGAGCTGATTTCCGATGGCGATCCTGCCGATGTCGTCAAGTCATACCGCTTATTCGCCCAGAGACTGGCCAGCGGTGATCGGGTGGGAGCCTTGAAACTCCGCCGCCGCATGATTCATGACCTGGAAGTAGCAGACGTCGATGACCGCAATTCCAGACGACGGTCCAAGGGATGA